The sequence TATCAGTACATTTTAAAGGCTACGGGGATAGCcagtatttaataattttagtatattttatttttgaatttttgaaaaattatctgtGAATAATAAACTGTATATGTTAACTATTATGAACCAGGAAATTCACTAGCCAGTAGACCTTAACATTTTTGGATAGGGTCCACATTATAGGAACCTTAACAAAAGTGTTACTCTACAGTGTtacttattgttattttaaatcagGATTTAGCTGCAGTTTCTTTGGAACTTCCAGATATTCTGAATTCACTCCACTTCTGCagtctaaatgaaaatgaaattatttgtatGAAGAATATAAATAAACCATCAGGTATAAGCAGTGATCCTCTAAATCAGGTAACTTTTGTAGATAATTTCTAATGAGATTTTTAGGGCAAATTTTACTATATTTGATAAAGATGATTAAACTTTTAAATGCTTGGatgacatttgttttttttaaatggtatctCAAGGAAATATGATTCATAAGAAATATAACTCATGAAGCATTGACATCCCTAAAGGATATAATAATTTTGGTCATatcttataaattatattttttaactgtGAAGTTCCGTAGATGGTATGCAAGTACATGTtaattttttctgaaaatttattatttctggaTTTCTTGAACTACTTATACCTTTGTATAAGCTACAGTGACTTTTCCCTATTATGGCcaatttcaaatttatataaatgttacgCTATATGTTTTAGAGAATGTACTTCAGTTCATTTTCTGGCTTAAAAAAATTCCATGTAAAGTGGACATCTGATGtattctttataaataaaaatgttaccatTTCTTATAGGTGGTTAGTTTTATAATATTCAGCATTTAGTTCTTTACCAAGTATGATTTTGTTGATAATGCATCAGAGAAAATGCTTTGCATTCTAAGAGATAAGACATATACAATTgaaccagaaaatttaaaatttggattattttagttttaaaaaaactgCTATGTTGTTCTTTATAAGGTCTGCCAATAAAACTAGAACTGCTTGCTTCATTTCCTTAATTATGTTCTTTATTCGTATTTACTTTGCTTTATTTGCTAGGATATAAGAGGTGATAAGCTATTAtatttgatttctagttttttgaataaataatttcatCAGTATTTACTTGAAAAAAGTAGTATGAGGGGGGAAATCTGGTTACTTgtatttttaaagctataaaCATTGTAAGTTGTAATGCTAGGGAAATTTAAGTAAAAGGAGTAGACTTTTAACAATTGTGATAGGAAGGAAGATGGCATCATACTTGAAACTACGGGAAAatgggattaaaaataaaagaaaatagaacttgGTTGCTGCccccaaacaatttataataGTTAGTGAGATAGGTGAATGATTAAGGAAAATCATAGGGCTGTACAGTAATACAGGAAAACATAATTGCTCAAAGGAATGGATAGTAAGTTTCATAACATTTCAGGAGACTAGGTAGAATTTGAATACCTGGATAAAAGAAGATGGGAGAAAAAAGGACTGGAAAGTGAAAAATgtagagaaagaataaagaagtaAACATTACAAAACCAAGGAGCTTTTCAGGATGCAtgaatttcttgtttgtttttttctctgagattGTCTTATATCTTGGCTTTACTTCATGTTGTtttgtatttgaaattaaaattgtttttattatcttcTATCTTTCCCAAGAGTCATCCTTCTGGAATGCTTTGTGTCATGAGAGTGTCACCTACATCACCAAGACTTAGGATTGATTTTATCTTTAGTCTCCTAAGTAAATATGCTACTGGTATAAGGTACACCTTGGACACATTCTTGCATCAGAAGCACCAACTTGAGACCactgatgaagatgatgatgatactAACCAGTCTGTGTCATCCATAGAGGATGACTTTGTCACTGCTTTTGAGCActtagaagaggaagagacttCAAAGCCATACAATGATGGTTTGTTTTTCATTAGACTTTTTCCTAAAATAGGGaattaaaatttttcagttttgaaaattttaaggCAGGCTTGTTCAGTTGAAATTTATGTTGAGATTTGATTCAATTTAaaccttttaactttttttctgattaccTGAGGAAATTCCTTATGATTTTTAAGTTCATTGTAATCTGGTTTTCAGTTTTGCTTATTTCAGGTTTTCATATTTAGTTGGTGCTATTCACGCACTGGTTACATCATTAAGTGTCTGGAACATTCCTAGGTTCCAATTTTGGAAGAGTTAGCTGGCAGAGTCTCCACGGTAATTTTTCTAACATGCGTGACAGCATGCAAAACATCCCATAGACCAGGTATCCCTAGACATAGAGtaaactgaaattattttataaacagtatATTTACTTTCAAATGTTACTTGGGTGAATCTTTCTGTTAAACATAGTTTAGAAGatacacataaatattatatgtttaaAGTCAGTTTATTCCATGGATTTAAGTTAATTTCCAAAAAGTTTTGTTCAAAAATAATTTcaccatttcattcttttcctatAGGAATGAACATTACTGTGCTAAGGAGCCAGTGTGGTGCTGCTTCCCAGACGGTTACTGGTCATCATTTAGAAACCCATGATTTAAAGATTCTCATTAGCTCTGGACAGCAGAAGTCATTGGCTAAACCCTCAACTTCCTCAGTGAATGTCCTGGGACATAAAGAACTACCTTCTGTGAAAACTTCAGTCACAACATCAATTTCAGAGCCTTGGACCCAAAGGAGTTTCTATAGGTCATCTAATGCTTCAGATAAAGATAGTgatttacagaaaacatttttttcgtCTTCTCCTGCCTACTCATCTGAATCAGAATGTTCAAGTCCAAGTCCTGTTATTTTCTTGGATGAAGAGGGATATCAAAAAAGCTTAAAAGCAAAACTTGAGCTGCCTAAAATTCCTGTGATGAAAGATGATATAGAGGATTCAGACTCAGAAGTAAGTGAATTTTTTGATAGTTTTGATCAGTTTGATGAACTAGAACAAACTTTAGAGACTTGCCTGTTTAACAAAGATCCCGTCATAGGGAAGTCATCGCAGAGGAAAGGGCACAAACATGGAAAGTCATGTATGAATCCTCAAAAATTCAAGTTTGATCGTCCAGCTCTCCCAGCTAATGTTAGAAAGCCAACTCCTCGTAAACCAGAATCTCCATATGGTAACCTGTGTGATGCTCCAGATTCTCCTCGCCCAGTGAAGGCATCAAGGGAAGATAGTGGTTTATTTAGTCCTATTCGATCCTCTGCTTTTAGTCCTCTTGGAGGCTGTACTCCAGCTGAATGTTTTTGCCAaacagatactggtggagatagGATTCATGAAAATCATGATTCTGTTTATTACACCTATGAAGACTATGCAAAAAGCATTTCATGTGAAGTACTAGGCTCAGTTCTTCGTACCCACCATACTAATACCCTATCAAATATTAACAGTATTaaacatggagaaaataaaactgtaactTTTAAGCATGGAAACCTTgatcaaaaaaataaatctaaaaataaatccTTAATGATTAAAGATAGCATTCAAAAATTTGCAGCAGATCTTGTGGAAAAAAGTTTTGGCAGTGCATTTAAAGACTTACAGAAAGGAGTCTCTTCATGTACCAATGCTTTGTGCCACTTAGCCATCAAATTGACATCATCTGTTTTGCAGATGGCATTTGATGAGCTGAGAAGGCAGCGTGCATTTTCACTAAAAGAACGTGCCATTAgtggcctggctaactttttggtGAGTGAAGCTTTATCAAATGCCTTAAAAGATTTACGGTATGTAAAGAAGCAGATATTCACAAACACAGTTGCTAGGTTTGCTGCAGATCTTGCTGAAGAGCTTGTTTTTGAAGGCATCATGGAGGTGTGTCAGTTTTCATATCCTCAAACGCCTGCATCTCCACAGTGTGGGTCGTTTGACTTTGAAGACAAAGTAGTGAAGTCGTATGCAAAAGATTTGTCTGAATCTGTAATACAGGAAGCGTTCATTGAGCTATCACAAGTTGATGTGACCTGTACAACAAAGGCAGCAGTTAGTGTCTCTACGGATAATATCAAGTATGTGAGTGCAGAAAGTGTAGTGCCATCGACACAGGCTGTCacattttccccttcttttcacaATCAAGCAATTATGGTGACAAAACCAGTGCAGGAATATAAAAAGGAATACACAGTGCAGCAGGCCTTGTTTTGTACTTCTGGAATTGTTACTTCTATACCGGTGCCCTTGGCAGGAAGTGCCCTTCTCCCATATCATATTTCATCTACTGCATGTCAGGCCAAGGCTCATCTGTCATCTGATGATAGTAATTCAAATGGTGATTCTGCCCAAGTGCATATTGTcacaaaaaacagagaagaaaaagcagCTTGTCTCAGAAATATTTGTTTACCTTCAGAACACAATCCAGGTAATCAGAATGATTTTAAACCAACTAATGACGATATTGAAATGCAGAGTTCCTCAAAATTACCAAATGATCCTGCAATTATTAGCAACTTTTCTGCAGCAGTGGTGCATACGATAGTAAATGAAACTTTAGAGTCAATGACATCATTGGAAGTTACAAAAATGGTTGATGAACGTACAGATTATTTAACTAAATCTTTAAAGGAGAAAACCCCTCCATTTTCCCACTGTGATCAGGCAGTGCTGCAATGCAGTGAAGCTAGTAGCAATAAGGACATGTTTGCTGACCAGTTATCTAAATCTATTATTAAACATTCCATAGATAAGAGCAAATCAGTGATCCTAAATATAGATAAAAATGCAGTATACAAGGAAAGCTTGCCTGTTTCTGGAGAAGAATCACAGTTGACACCAGAAAAGTCTCCCAAATTTCCTGACTCTCAGAATCACTTAACTCACTGCTCACTTTCAGCTGCAAAGGATTGTGTTCCAGAATGTAAAGTTTCTATGGTTCATGGATCCTCCCTAGAGACACTGCCATCTTGTCCAGCTGTGACAGGTCAGAAATCTGACTTGAAGGAATCTGCTAAGGATCAACCACTGAAAAAGCATAACTTGAATAATACATCGCTTGAGGCCTTGTCTTTTGGACAGGAAAACCCCTTTCCTCATTCACATACTTTCTCATCTACAGCACTTACCTGTGTAGATGGTTTGCATGTGGAAGATAAACAGAAAGTCAGAGACAGAAATGTAATACCTGATACTCCTCCATCAACTCCTCTAGTACCATCCCAGGCTAGTTCTGAATGGGATATCAAGAAGTTAACTAAAAAGCTCAAGGGAGAATTAGCCAAAGAGTTTGCACCTGCTACACCACCTTCTACTCCACACAACTCATCTGTTGGTAGTTTGTCTGAGAATGaacaaaatactatagaaaaAGAAGAGTTCATGTTGAAACTCATGCGATCTCTTTCTGAAGAAGTTGAGAGTAGTGAAAGTGGAGAGCTCCCAGAAGTGGATGTGAAGTCGGAGCACTCAGGGAAGAAGGTTCAGTTTGCAGAAGCATTAGCTACACACATCCTTTCTCTTGCAACTGAAATGGCAGCTTCCCatttagataataaaataattcaagaacCCAAGGTTAAAAACCCTTGCTTAAATGTGCAAAGTCAAAGAAGTGTGTCGCCTACTTTTTTAAACCCCTCAGacgaaaatttgaaaacattatgcaatTTTGCAGGTGATCTGGCAGCAGAAGTCATTACAGAAGCTGAGAAAATAGCAAAAGTCCGAAATTGTATGCTTTTCAAGCAAAAGAAGAACAGTTGTTATGTTGATGGTGACCAAGATTATAAAGTAGAAGAGAAGTTGGATATAGAGGCTGTAGTGCACCCAAGAGAAGTGGatccatttattctttcattaccATCAAGTTCTTGTATGTCAGGTCTGATGTATAAGTATCCCAGCTGTGAAAGTGTGACAGATGAATATGCAGGTCACATTATTCAGATACTAAAACAGGAAGGTGGTAATAGTGAGTTGATAATGGATCAGTATGCCAATAGGCTTGCCTACCGATCTGTTAAATCAGGATTACAGGAAGCATCTAAGACAACCAAAGTGCAGTGCAACTCAAGAATGTTCCCTGTGCCAAGTACACAAGTGAAAACAAACAAGGAACTGTTAATGTTTTCAAACAAAGAGCACCACCAAGAAGCAGACAAAAAGAGacaaagtaaaagaaatgaaGGTTACTTTTGTAAAAATCAAACTTGTGAAAGGACCCTGGATCCATATAGAAATGAGGTCTCCGAACTGTATAGTTTTTCAACCTCTCTCGTTCACAGCATAACAAAAGATGCTAAGGAAGAGCTGACAGCCTCTCTAGTTGGCCTACCAAAATCCTTAACAGATTCTTGCTTGTTTGAAAAATCTGGATGTGAAGAAGATAATGAGTGTCACGTTACACCAGAATTGCCTAAGTCTCTTCAGCCTTCCTCACAAAATCACAGGTTTTACCACAGCACTGGCAGTTTAAATGGATATGGTTGTGGAGACAATGTTGTTCAAGCTGTAGAACAGTATGCCAAAAAAGTAGTGGATGACACTCTAGAGCTAACTCTAGGATCTACAGTGTTCCGAGTGTCTGAGACCACAAAATCAGCAGACAGGGTCACTTATGCAGAAAAGTTGTCACCTCTTACAGGTCAAGCTTGCAGATACTGTGACCTTAAAGAACTCCACAATTGCACTGGAAATTCATCTCAGCACTTTTTCAGACAGGGTTCTCTTGCCAGTAGTAAGCCAGCTTCTAATCCAAAATTTAGCAGCCGCTATCAGAAATCTAGGATTTTTCATCTCAGTGTCCCTCAGATTCATGTTAATCTTGATAAGAAGGCAGTGCTTGCTGAGAAGATAGTTGCTGAAGCCATTGAAAAAGCTGAGCGAGAGCTGAGCAGTACCAGCCTGGCAGCCGACAGTGGGATCGGACAGGAGGGTGCCAGCTTTGCTGAAAGCCTTGCCACAGAAATCATGACAGCAGCTGTCACAAATGTTGGGCATGCTGTTAGCAGGTAAGTTTCACGTTTCTTTTGGTGGttaatgataaatgaaaaagataaatgtgATCCTATATGTCTTAGGTCCTGTTCATAAAGGAATGATTATTTTTAACCCTACATAAACAAAAGTTTTCCCTGTTGCATTTATGTATTGTTTCATATCCTACACATGACTTTAATATATTTTGGTCTCCTGATCCCTTTTGAGGGAAGGTGTTATCCATTTACAGAGCTGGAAAATGAGGGTTGGATAAAATAATCACCTTATCCAAGTTCATAGAGCTATGAAGTAGGTAAAGTTGAATTAAATAAATAGCTAGGGAATTTTAtatagtagtccccccttattcTCAATTTTGCTTTCCTCAATCTgaaaatgttaaatggaaaattccagaaataagcgATTCGTAAGTTTTAAGTTGCatgttctgagtagcatgatgaagtCTCACACCATCTCACTCAGGATGTGAATTACCCCTTTATCCAGTTTATCCATACTACATGTGCTGTTCACCTGTTAGTCACTTAGAAGGTATCTCAGTTATCAGGTCCACAAACCTGGTATGTACAGGGCTTGATGCTATCTGCagtttcagacatccactgggTGTCTTAGATCATATCCCccatggataaggggggactattCTATAGTAAATGTAGAATATTACTATATTAATTTACTATTCTGAGATTAAATTTTTGTACACCTTTCTTCATTCACAAGGGTAAGTTTTCTTATAAAGACCATGGTTAAACTACTctgaagaagaaagtgaaaattcTTTACATACTTACACCATTTCTCTTGATTGGTTCACAATCTAAGAGGACAGTTCTTTCTGGTAGTCCTACAGTGTCCTGTTTTTCAGTAGCTATCTCTTGTGctcagtgattctttttttttttttttgagatggagtctcgcactgttgcccaggctggagtgcagtggcacaatctcagctcactgcaacctttgcctcccgggttcaagcgattcctgtgcctcagcctccctagtagctgggattacaggcacccaccaccacgcccagctaatttttgtatttttagtagagacagggtttcaccaagttggccaggctggtctcgaactcctgacctcaggtgatctgcccacctcagcttcccaaagtgctgggatcacaggcgtgagccaccgcaaccagccATGCTCAGTGATTCTTTAATAACAACTTAGTTACAGTTTTTCACTTTAAACCTTCTTTGTCCCTGAGAAGATATCAGGACCAACTTGTGTTATTAGTTGATAGGATGATATTTGTAAGTCCTGCTTGAAAGAGAAAATGCTTTAAGTTGAGGTGGAATTTAATTGAGTCACATGATATTCCAGATTTTTGAGTAGCTTCTGTTAAAGCCATGACATGGTCTGCCTCTTTTCTTATCcatcttaaaatagggagatatAGCTTGGCCAGGATTCTTGAATCCAATTGCTCCATAGCGTCTACTTGAGATGAGAGATGATGTAGGTTTCTGGTGAACTAGGAGAGGTCTCTATTTGCCCTAATCAGGCAGCCTTCTTTCTCCTagaccaggggttggcaaactacagtCTGTGGGCCAATGTGGCCTACTGGTTGTTTTTGTATGGACTGCAGGCTAAGAAcagatttcatgtttttttttaatggttgaaaaaaatcaaatgatattTTGTGATGtggaaattatatgaaattcaaatttcagtatttataaataaagttttattgggacacaACCATGCTCATTCAATTACACATTTCTGTGGCTGCCTTTGTGctataatggcagagttgagtagttgggacAGAGGCTGTATGACCAGCAGTGCCTATGTACTTCCTGTTTggcctgtattagttcattttcacactgctataaagataccacatgagactgagtaatttataaacaaaggaggtttaattgactcacagttctgcatggctgggaaagcctcaggagacttacagtcatggcacaaggcaaaggggaagcaagtgttttcttcacaaggcagcaggagagagagaagggggagctgccagacacttttaaaaccatcagctctcatgagaactccctcactgtcatgagaacagcatggaggaagccgccctcatgatccaatcacctcccaccaggtccctccctgggggttacaatttgagatgagatttgggtagggacatagagccaaaccatatcatgaccTCTTATAGAAAACAATTGCGAACCTCTGTCCTAgatccacattttctttttcactacaTACCAGTTCCTAGTAtgataataaacataataaatggtTAATAAATATTCTCATGAATAGGTAATAAATTAGGCCTTTTTAcaattgaaataattttcctcATACAGGTTGCTTCAggctattttactttttactccTCCTCAGTTCAGTCCTGTCTGCCCTACGGACCCATCCGTCCCCCTTTCCTCCCACCCTCATGGGAAGAAAAGAGACTGTCCTCTAAAGTTTTTAAGACATCACTCTCAGGGGCTAGCAAATGCCTTTGTTATTGATTTTCTCAGTAATTTCCACTTTTCCTTCTTAGAGTTGGGTGAGTAGATAGCCCCTAAAGTTCTTCCTGTAAGCCAGTGCTGTCCAATTTCAGCTTTTTATTAAGGCTGGAGTAAttcttttcctgcttctcttcttAATAATTGTGCTAGGGTTCTGTAAATACTGACTAAGGAAAGCTGACTCTAGTGTGTAGAGTTTAcgtttaacattttttatttctaaagttaAATTTGTCTTTCAAGCTTGAAAGGAGATTCATTCAGATGGATTATTCTTTAAGGTATTATTTCACCTGAAGTCCCTTTTTGTTTGATTCATGAACATGACCATAAATATTTCACAAACTATAATGAACAGAGAGGTGGCATATGAATGCAATTGGGAAATTATGTGAtagtacatttttattcatttttgtttgttgtttgtttgtttgtagagatgagatctcactatgttgctcaggctgatcttgaattcctgagctcaagcaatcctcctgccctagcctcccgaagtgctgagattgcaagcatgagccaccgtgcctggctgatagTGCATTTTTAGCCAACAAAACGATTATATTCTGAGCTATCATTCTGAGCCAAAATAACCTCACAGTCATTATAAACTCTTCTCTGGACCTCATCCTTTGGGTCATTTCAGCCAAAAACCAtgagaatgtggcacatattaGGAAAAGTATTCAAAAAAACAAAGTAGTAATCTATCAATGGTTCAGAACTATAATGTGCCTATGCTTGGAATGCTCAGTATCATTCTGTATCTTACAAAATTAGAATAGCTGAAAAAATGGGGGGCAATTCAGGGGCTATTCTCAGGATAGCACTAGGGATACGGAAGTAagtaaaacaggcaaaaatctGCATTCTCTTGGAGCTTATGTTATAGTGGAATAAGACAATaggtaagtaaaatatatagtatgtcaCATAGTGATAAGtgtttgggggaaaaataaagcaaggtagGGAGTTAGGGAGTTAGAGAGTGCTGGTGGTGACAGTGGCGGTGGCCATTAGGGCTGGTTTACAGTTTTGGATAGGTAGCAGGGGAAACAATACTGGCAAAGTGATACTTGAGCCAAAAACCAAAGGTGAAATGAGAATAAGTCATGTGGGAGTCACCGAGAACAGATTTCCAGGCCTAGGGGTGGGACTGTGCATGTTTGGGAAACAACAGAGAGGCTTGTGTTGCTGAAGTGGGAGGAGTGGGCCAGGGAGAACAGTAGGAGTTCAGATGGATGTTATAAGAGGGGACAGGCAGTATGTTTTAAGGATTTGGGCTCTTCGGCTTGGTGGGAAGCCATTGGAAGGTTTTGATCAGAAGactgacattttttctttttatgaaaacaTCACTTTGAACTACTTTGTTGAACATAAAATGTAGTGGGACAATTAAAATAGTTGAGCAGTGAATGGACTTTCTTGTGATGATGGAATAAAAGTATAAATGCCTCTtattgagaaaaatgaaagggGTTATGATCTATGTTCAAAATCTTGAAGAGATTTGGTTAGTTTGAATACAGGCTTGATCGACAATACTAGAATTTCTTGAACGACTTTTTTGTTCTTAAAGCCAGAAAGAGACTCCtttaacataaataaaagtaCTGTTTTACAAAGCAGATGATAACTTAGGAACTTGTACTGCCCCATGGTATCTCAGTTGAAAAATGAACTGCTTTAAGTAGAATTTAGAGAAATAATGCCCTAGGGATAGATCCATTGTAGATTAACAAAGTAAGTTATGGCTGTTGGTGGGTACCTCAGTTAACTTTGAAATTAATACGCTATCCTACAGTCTGTTTGTTGGCAGACTCAAATAAAGGATTACATGAGCCACTGGTCTGATTCCGAAtaccatttcttgtttttatcatctTTGTCATCAAATTGATAGTCTTGTAAGTTCGGAATCTGGGATGctttcaatttgattttttttctttttttcttctttttagttcaaaagaaatagaagactttCAGTCAACCGAGTCTGTCGGTAGCCAGCAGATGAACCTCAGTATTGGTGATGACAGCACTGGTAGCTGGTCCAATTTAAGTTTTGAAGATGAACACCAAGATGAAAGCAGCAGTTTTCATCATCTAAGTGAAAGGTAACTACACTTTTGCGTATAATTGTGTAGTTTAGGTCCTCAGATCTTAGAAGTGAGCTATaaatttacattattatttaaaaattctaaatttgaaaatatgctattactttcaaaatgtattttattattcacaatgtatttctaattgtttttaacACTTATTTAATACAGTAagtagcccagctaattttattggGGTGTGCCAATAGTTGATTTGAAAAATACtgcatacatttaattttatgccTTTTAAGCTTCTCCCAAACTTTTTATGAACTTctgaggaaaatttttttttttcactttaaaaagggtccttttttttctttaaagaacagGAAAAAGGACAGGTATCTGTAAAAGGCATCAAAGTAGCCCTGTACTTTTCCTGACATTAGTTAAAATAGTATCTTTTTGGTGGGGCGAGGGTCCCTGCTTGTCCTGCTGTTAGGAACAAAATGACCTGGAAGACTTATGCTTGAATGATTGAAAATACGTAAGTCAAAGCCattataaaaatgtgattttgtATAGCACAAGGCACTTACCTCATATATAACTTTTCTTAGTTAACTTTGTTCATAACAGtggtgtttgaaatattttattaattttgagacagttGTTTCTTATAGTCTTAACCTCTACCTAAAGGCATTTCTGACTAACCTATAAAATTCTATAAACTCTTTATCCACATTAACTGATAACTGGAAATAATAGATACCATTTGTAGCAGAGTCTTGAGGGAGGAAAGGGTTCTTAGCATATTGCTGGTTTCAGGCATGTGTGGAAAGGACCTGTGAACCATCAGTTGAACTTAGCCCCTGGAAATGGCAAACTAGGTGTGGGAGGGAAGGCAACTCTTGGAAAAGGGAATGAGGTAGCATAAGGAAAGGAAATGGCTTTTCACCTGATAGAACACTTCATCTCGGAGAGTTTTGTTTGATGCTTGGATTAACctggaaatattaatatttttgtaaagtaTATTTTGTCATAGTTTATTATGGTGCTATATAAACCACCAATATTTCTTAAAATCTAGGTTCAAAAAGACAGTGTTTAAAACTGGTAGAAGCAAGTGGGGGCAATGTCACAAATCATGATTTGGCCCTTTTCTATAACTTTATCTAGAAAAGGATA comes from Pan troglodytes isolate AG18354 chromosome 14, NHGRI_mPanTro3-v2.0_pri, whole genome shotgun sequence and encodes:
- the AKAP11 gene encoding A-kinase anchor protein 11 isoform X1, translating into MATFRNNHMKTKASVRKSFSEDVFQSVKSLLQSQKELCSVTAEDCLQQDEHANLTEVTFLGFNEETDAAHIQDLAAVSLELPDILNSLHFCSLNENEIICMKNINKPSGISSDPLNQSHPSGMLCVMRVSPTSPRLRIDFIFSLLSKYATGIRYTLDTFLHQKHQLETTDEDDDDTNQSVSSIEDDFVTAFEHLEEEETSKPYNDGMNITVLRSQCGAASQTVTGHHLETHDLKILISSGQQKSLAKPSTSSVNVLGHKELPSVKTSVTTSISEPWTQRSFYRSSNASDKDSDLQKTFFSSSPAYSSESECSSPSPVIFLDEEGYQKSLKAKLELPKIPVMKDDIEDSDSEVSEFFDSFDQFDELEQTLETCLFNKDPVIGKSSQRKGHKHGKSCMNPQKFKFDRPALPANVRKPTPRKPESPYGNLCDAPDSPRPVKASREDSGLFSPIRSSAFSPLGGCTPAECFCQTDTGGDRIHENHDSVYYTYEDYAKSISCEVLGSVLRTHHTNTLSNINSIKHGENKTVTFKHGNLDQKNKSKNKSLMIKDSIQKFAADLVEKSFGSAFKDLQKGVSSCTNALCHLAIKLTSSVLQMAFDELRRQRAFSLKERAISGLANFLVSEALSNALKDLRYVKKQIFTNTVARFAADLAEELVFEGIMEVCQFSYPQTPASPQCGSFDFEDKVVKSYAKDLSESVIQEAFIELSQVDVTCTTKAAVSVSTDNIKYVSAESVVPSTQAVTFSPSFHNQAIMVTKPVQEYKKEYTVQQALFCTSGIVTSIPVPLAGSALLPYHISSTACQAKAHLSSDDSNSNGDSAQVHIVTKNREEKAACLRNICLPSEHNPGNQNDFKPTNDDIEMQSSSKLPNDPAIISNFSAAVVHTIVNETLESMTSLEVTKMVDERTDYLTKSLKEKTPPFSHCDQAVLQCSEASSNKDMFADQLSKSIIKHSIDKSKSVILNIDKNAVYKESLPVSGEESQLTPEKSPKFPDSQNHLTHCSLSAAKDCVPECKVSMVHGSSLETLPSCPAVTGQKSDLKESAKDQPLKKHNLNNTSLEALSFGQENPFPHSHTFSSTALTCVDGLHVEDKQKVRDRNVIPDTPPSTPLVPSQASSEWDIKKLTKKLKGELAKEFAPATPPSTPHNSSVGSLSENEQNTIEKEEFMLKLMRSLSEEVESSESGELPEVDVKSEHSGKKVQFAEALATHILSLATEMAASHLDNKIIQEPKVKNPCLNVQSQRSVSPTFLNPSDENLKTLCNFAGDLAAEVITEAEKIAKVRNCMLFKQKKNSCYVDGDQDYKVEEKLDIEAVVHPREVDPFILSLPSSSCMSGLMYKYPSCESVTDEYAGHIIQILKQEGGNSELIMDQYANRLAYRSVKSGLQEASKTTKVQCNSRMFPVPSTQVKTNKELLMFSNKEHHQEADKKRQSKRNEGYFCKNQTCERTLDPYRNEVSELYSFSTSLVHSITKDAKEELTASLVGLPKSLTDSCLFEKSGCEEDNECHVTPELPKSLQPSSQNHRFYHSTGSLNGYGCGDNVVQAVEQYAKKVVDDTLELTLGSTVFRVSETTKSADRVTYAEKLSPLTGQACRYCDLKELHNCTGNSSQHFFRQGSLASSKPASNPKFSSRYQKSRIFHLSVPQIHVNLDKKAVLAEKIVAEAIEKAERELSSTSLAADSGIGQEGASFAESLATEIMTAAVTNVGHAVSSSKEIEDFQSTESVGSQQMNLSIGDDSTGSWSNLSFEDEHQDESSSFHHLSESNGNSSSWSSLGLEGDLYEDNLSFPTSDSDGPDDKDEEHEDEVEGLGQDGKTLLITNIDMEPCTVDPQLRIILQWLIASEAEVAELYFHDSANKEFMLLSKQLQEKGWKVGDLLQAVLQYYEVMEKASSEERCKSLFDWLLENA